Proteins co-encoded in one Myxococcus xanthus genomic window:
- a CDS encoding carboxypeptidase-like regulatory domain-containing protein, with translation MSHPPRPLALACLACVLLYLSGCGDMDMGPDNPVGPFPQVTYCSVDQDCPDPSLFFCDSATSRCEPACLTREDCGVARRGPHALAACDEVGGAGCQCDMNRCVPVVCAADTDCDSGTVCRDGACGSPPSESRAVACEVTPDVVVGTPGMTVDFRVWVRESTGAPLVLRDGVAWEVLSPSVVGGGGGHQASVVLSEPASEHQALAVRVGNVSCHARVTVLPAEVAPGGVRVLVVDALTGRPVPLAVVAVSADDGGLEAAMVTNADGAVWVPAEGEVALSAFHSDYGYLTLARHDASQFRDVRMALRRNPLDRFGGVKGPFPTLTETFSTAVSLRVGLMGLSVPGLPTDLAPESFLGPEHEVALPVGTGQDRLSLPSGSALWLTGSTAPDVAAPGVAGVCDSSLPGVLDAELAIRTGACGTRTAWALTGELPLKELPLNLMAPGTDPLLQLGQLLPGSTRFFSALSRDARFTLAPTPGILTGEPDTRAAEYAQALPFERETPGVRLSFPFAVRVPPLPQYRGAHLDRAYVLATVAVPGRGMVPLGLGAAANVAPADPNTDADARLGRPGLVPVRMAPTHRGLEGLPYRLVVSATSGDQAEDGTVATSTLVANLPRPEFDPDGVQPVDAGLSFLSLPESVRYNFDGAPRGELVGREFQAQVDGRASVVRAEFTNRAGRRWTVLMDPDDTDDGVVVPRPPPGFEDRTFDFDGVLQATRAKLQVEALRVRGLDRRVGQGPSRLVASEGLGAERLADLTDAVATLSVGRPEVTWRHPEADGQRLARGSAVRVSVSGFRLGTGSGGEGQVRVSMRGGSGCNDQALFASAPIAPGRGEVELQLPAQCSGLGVSLVATLVDLEGDPLRPLVTATRQVDIP, from the coding sequence ATGAGTCACCCCCCCCGTCCCCTCGCGCTGGCTTGCCTGGCCTGTGTCCTCCTGTACCTGAGCGGCTGCGGCGACATGGACATGGGGCCTGACAACCCCGTGGGTCCGTTCCCACAGGTGACTTACTGCTCCGTCGATCAGGACTGCCCGGACCCCTCGCTCTTCTTCTGTGACTCGGCCACCTCGCGCTGCGAGCCCGCCTGCCTGACGCGCGAGGATTGCGGCGTGGCGCGGCGGGGCCCTCATGCACTGGCCGCGTGTGACGAGGTAGGCGGCGCTGGCTGCCAATGCGACATGAACCGGTGCGTGCCCGTTGTCTGTGCCGCCGACACGGACTGTGACTCAGGCACGGTGTGCCGAGACGGCGCGTGTGGCTCGCCGCCGTCCGAATCCCGCGCGGTCGCGTGCGAGGTGACGCCGGATGTCGTCGTGGGCACCCCGGGCATGACGGTGGACTTCCGCGTGTGGGTGCGCGAATCGACGGGCGCTCCGTTGGTGTTGCGTGACGGCGTGGCATGGGAGGTGCTGTCTCCCTCCGTGGTCGGAGGCGGGGGCGGCCACCAGGCCTCTGTCGTGCTGAGCGAGCCCGCCTCGGAGCACCAGGCGCTGGCGGTCCGAGTGGGCAATGTCTCCTGCCATGCGCGCGTCACCGTGCTGCCCGCCGAAGTAGCCCCGGGTGGGGTGCGCGTGCTGGTGGTGGATGCGCTGACCGGGCGCCCGGTGCCGCTGGCCGTCGTCGCGGTGTCCGCCGATGACGGCGGCCTGGAAGCGGCGATGGTGACGAACGCCGACGGAGCCGTCTGGGTGCCCGCGGAAGGCGAGGTGGCGCTCTCCGCCTTCCACTCCGACTACGGCTACCTGACGCTGGCGCGCCACGACGCGAGCCAGTTCCGCGACGTGCGGATGGCCCTGCGCCGCAACCCCTTGGACCGCTTCGGCGGCGTGAAGGGCCCATTCCCCACGTTGACGGAGACCTTCTCGACGGCGGTTTCGCTGCGCGTGGGGCTGATGGGGTTGTCCGTGCCCGGGCTCCCCACCGACCTGGCTCCCGAGTCCTTCCTGGGCCCGGAGCACGAGGTGGCGCTCCCCGTGGGCACGGGCCAGGACCGCCTGTCGCTGCCGTCGGGCAGCGCACTGTGGTTGACGGGCAGCACGGCTCCAGACGTCGCGGCCCCGGGCGTGGCGGGTGTGTGTGACAGCTCGCTTCCGGGTGTGTTGGATGCGGAGCTGGCCATTCGCACGGGCGCCTGTGGGACGCGGACGGCCTGGGCGCTGACGGGCGAGCTCCCCCTGAAGGAACTCCCCCTCAACCTCATGGCGCCGGGGACGGATCCGTTGCTGCAATTGGGGCAGTTGTTGCCCGGCTCGACGCGCTTCTTCTCGGCGCTGTCGCGTGACGCCCGCTTCACCCTGGCGCCCACGCCCGGCATCCTCACCGGCGAGCCGGACACCCGTGCGGCGGAGTACGCGCAGGCGCTGCCTTTCGAGCGGGAAACGCCGGGCGTGCGGCTGTCGTTCCCCTTCGCCGTGCGCGTACCGCCGCTGCCTCAGTACCGGGGCGCGCACCTGGACCGCGCCTACGTGCTGGCCACCGTGGCGGTCCCCGGCCGAGGCATGGTTCCGCTGGGGCTGGGCGCCGCGGCCAACGTGGCGCCGGCCGATCCGAACACGGACGCCGATGCGCGGCTGGGCCGGCCCGGGCTGGTGCCCGTGCGCATGGCGCCCACGCACCGGGGCCTGGAGGGCCTGCCGTACCGGCTGGTGGTGTCCGCCACATCAGGTGACCAGGCCGAGGACGGCACGGTGGCGACCAGCACGCTCGTGGCGAACCTGCCCAGGCCGGAGTTCGACCCGGACGGCGTGCAGCCCGTGGACGCGGGGCTGAGCTTCCTCTCCCTACCGGAGTCCGTTCGCTACAACTTCGATGGGGCCCCCCGCGGCGAGCTCGTCGGCCGCGAGTTCCAGGCCCAGGTGGACGGGCGGGCCAGCGTGGTGCGCGCCGAGTTCACCAACCGCGCCGGCCGCCGCTGGACGGTGTTGATGGATCCGGACGATACGGACGACGGCGTCGTCGTTCCCCGGCCGCCGCCAGGGTTCGAGGACCGCACCTTCGACTTCGACGGCGTGTTGCAGGCGACGCGGGCGAAGCTCCAGGTGGAGGCGCTGCGCGTGCGGGGCCTGGACCGGCGTGTGGGGCAGGGCCCGTCCCGCCTGGTGGCTTCAGAGGGCCTGGGCGCGGAGCGGCTCGCGGACCTGACGGATGCCGTCGCCACGCTGAGCGTGGGCCGGCCGGAGGTGACGTGGCGCCATCCGGAGGCGGACGGGCAGCGGCTGGCCCGAGGCAGCGCGGTGCGGGTGAGCGTCTCCGGCTTCCGGCTGGGCACGGGTTCCGGCGGCGAAGGCCAGGTGCGCGTCAGCATGCGGGGCGGCTCGGGTTGCAACGACCAGGCGCTGTTCGCCTCCGCCCCCATTGCACCGGGACGCGGCGAGGTGGAGTTGCAGCTCCCGGCGCAGTGCTCGGGGCTGGGCGTGTCGCTGGTGGCCACCCTGGTGGACCTGGAGGGTGACCCCCTGCGTCCGCTCGTCACCGCGACCCGGCAGGTCGACATTCCCTGA
- a CDS encoding DUF721 domain-containing protein: MARSEPKSLESLLPRVLARLAGESGKGHALAPVWEAVVGPHLARHTTPQALHGTTLVVAVTGAQWAQSLESEAASLCEQLNARLGPDTVKSLSFTFQVARR, translated from the coding sequence ATGGCTCGTAGTGAACCCAAGTCCCTGGAAAGTCTCCTTCCCCGCGTCCTGGCACGGCTGGCGGGAGAGTCCGGCAAGGGCCACGCGCTGGCCCCCGTGTGGGAGGCGGTGGTCGGTCCGCACCTCGCGCGCCACACCACCCCCCAGGCCCTGCACGGAACCACCCTGGTGGTGGCGGTGACGGGCGCCCAGTGGGCCCAGTCGCTGGAGTCCGAAGCGGCGTCGCTCTGCGAGCAGCTCAACGCGCGGCTCGGCCCGGACACGGTGAAGTCCCTCTCCTTCACGTTCCAGGTAGCGCGCCGATGA
- a CDS encoding CAP domain-containing protein has protein sequence MMALLPLIAVLAATPPASAGMERSAAQHVSREFERVGRRAPVEDPKLTTAARRLAHEALTEYTTGAPGLFTLTSAVSDAGAADPSPRALVIRAWVPQHAVETFLDRDDFNSERASHFGVGVSVLGKRAALVLLLVDRKAELQDFPRLIANGERSTMTLCGALVPPLRRAEVYVTQPNGGVSLMPVQNRGAGGGFCSRLAFATPGTYTVEVVGRADGGPEVAALFLVDQGEPRKHAASEDTAEPTTLEDARRAVYERINALRRAHALPELSPDAVLEQVAQDYSARMSKEGFFAHIAPDGSTLTKRLPAGARYVRAGENLGLAPGPLAAHFGIEHSPGHRRNVLDPGFRFMGVGVAFHTVNGRQEAVLTEVFTVAPPASPELADPQQEAYDALSRRRASRKLPPLTRNAALETLARAHARRALELDQPSAQPGEAPVHDRVFELLPDAGTASVDFFVVSDPTAIPESRSMADATNNRVGVGVVRGDSRRFGTNQYWVAVIYAAVP, from the coding sequence ATGATGGCCTTGTTGCCGCTCATCGCCGTCCTGGCCGCCACACCGCCGGCGTCGGCCGGAATGGAACGCAGCGCCGCGCAGCACGTCAGCCGCGAATTCGAGCGCGTGGGACGGCGCGCCCCGGTGGAAGACCCGAAGCTGACCACCGCCGCGCGGCGGCTGGCACACGAGGCCCTCACCGAATACACCACCGGCGCGCCGGGCCTCTTCACCCTCACCTCCGCCGTCAGCGACGCGGGCGCGGCGGACCCCTCGCCTCGCGCGCTGGTCATCCGGGCGTGGGTGCCACAGCACGCCGTCGAGACCTTCCTCGACCGCGACGACTTCAACAGCGAGCGCGCCTCGCACTTCGGCGTGGGAGTGTCCGTCCTCGGCAAGCGCGCGGCGCTCGTCCTGCTGCTGGTGGACCGCAAGGCGGAGCTCCAGGACTTCCCGCGCCTCATCGCCAACGGCGAGCGCTCGACCATGACGCTCTGCGGCGCCCTGGTCCCACCACTGCGGCGGGCAGAGGTGTACGTCACCCAGCCGAACGGCGGGGTGAGTCTCATGCCCGTCCAGAACCGGGGGGCGGGGGGCGGCTTCTGCAGCCGGCTCGCCTTCGCCACGCCGGGTACGTACACCGTGGAGGTGGTGGGACGCGCGGACGGCGGGCCGGAGGTGGCGGCGCTCTTCCTGGTGGACCAGGGTGAACCCCGCAAGCACGCCGCCAGCGAGGACACCGCCGAGCCCACCACGCTGGAGGACGCCCGCCGGGCCGTCTACGAGCGCATCAACGCCCTCCGCCGCGCTCACGCGTTGCCCGAACTGTCCCCCGACGCCGTGCTGGAACAGGTGGCCCAGGACTACAGCGCGCGCATGTCGAAGGAGGGCTTCTTCGCCCACATCGCCCCGGACGGCTCCACGCTGACGAAGCGCCTGCCAGCGGGCGCGCGCTACGTGCGCGCGGGAGAGAACCTGGGCCTGGCACCGGGGCCGCTGGCGGCCCACTTCGGCATCGAGCACAGCCCTGGACACCGGCGCAACGTGCTGGACCCGGGCTTCCGCTTCATGGGCGTGGGCGTGGCGTTCCACACGGTGAACGGGCGCCAGGAGGCCGTCCTCACCGAGGTCTTCACCGTCGCCCCGCCCGCTTCGCCGGAGCTGGCGGACCCGCAACAGGAGGCCTACGACGCCCTGAGCCGGCGGCGTGCGTCCCGCAAGCTGCCGCCCCTGACACGCAACGCCGCGCTCGAGACACTGGCACGCGCCCACGCCAGGCGCGCGCTGGAGCTGGACCAGCCCTCCGCCCAGCCGGGTGAAGCCCCGGTGCACGACCGCGTCTTCGAACTGCTGCCCGACGCGGGAACGGCGTCCGTGGACTTCTTCGTGGTGTCGGACCCCACGGCGATCCCGGAGTCCCGCAGCATGGCCGACGCCACGAACAACCGCGTGGGCGTAGGCGTCGTGCGGGGAGACTCCCGCCGCTTCGGCACGAATCAGTACTGGGTGGCCGTCATCTACGCGGCCGTCCCCTGA
- a CDS encoding transglycosylase SLT domain-containing protein — protein sequence MSWSGWVAGVVAGMSLGQSPTALEAVRLHKPDAAALARAELTACAAKKCDDVGRLALLAGTLALSDGQAAEARELLAAWPAPPLLAPYHAFYLGQARFYAGDAAGAAEDFARVLESKAPAELAARARARLGESLLKAGKPQDAAQVLEAAAKASPTVELLYQRALARGGSGNRAGQRADMMTVALRFPTHPYGNEAMAWLTEGSTPPVKLGYTERTTRADRFLDAGATQRGLDELATLDKVKLDKEQAARVALLRARAWFALGRTEDAEKALALARKGPAAVAAQADLLVARRALKSDDNAKARTLMAALDKKYPSQPAGDEGAFFAGWLDLQAGRFADAVQAFTAFETRYPRSRRRDEGMWFRALAHLRQEEYAKARAALDAFLTAYPKSNMGPQARYWMARSRELDGAKADTLGPAYEAVITSAPASFYALMANERLKALSLKTPAHFPQPPQVLQLPRPPELELAVELTRAGLFRDATEEVEAHAARLRSADQALPFAHALLGLGEYGHAHAVAARHLWGRAFGARAPEALAPFYPRAFATAVEGAATQHQVDPYLVWAIMRRESAFRPEVMSIADARGLMQIIPKTANAIAEKLKEPVPAPADLFSPERNIRYGAWYLSRLMERFGHPVLAAAAYNAGPGSAAKWVQERSSLPLDLFVETIPFKETRGYVKQVVADLFLYHSFYGDGTGALKLPLQVPAPSKEGVSF from the coding sequence ATGAGTTGGAGTGGGTGGGTTGCGGGGGTGGTTGCGGGGATGTCGCTGGGACAATCCCCCACGGCGCTGGAGGCCGTCCGCCTCCACAAGCCGGATGCGGCCGCCCTGGCGCGCGCGGAGCTGACGGCCTGCGCCGCGAAGAAGTGCGACGACGTGGGACGGCTGGCGCTGCTCGCGGGGACGCTCGCCCTCTCTGACGGTCAGGCCGCCGAGGCAAGGGAACTGCTGGCTGCCTGGCCCGCCCCTCCACTGCTGGCGCCGTACCACGCCTTCTACCTGGGCCAGGCCCGCTTCTACGCCGGGGACGCCGCGGGCGCGGCCGAGGACTTCGCGCGAGTGCTGGAATCCAAGGCACCCGCGGAACTCGCGGCTCGTGCCCGAGCGCGGCTGGGTGAGTCACTGCTCAAGGCAGGCAAGCCCCAGGACGCGGCCCAGGTACTGGAGGCCGCCGCGAAGGCGTCTCCCACCGTGGAGCTGCTCTATCAGCGTGCCTTGGCGCGAGGCGGCTCCGGAAACCGCGCTGGGCAGCGCGCCGACATGATGACGGTGGCGCTGCGCTTCCCCACCCACCCCTACGGCAATGAGGCCATGGCGTGGCTGACGGAGGGCAGCACGCCCCCTGTGAAGCTGGGCTACACCGAGCGCACCACCCGCGCGGACCGCTTCCTGGACGCGGGCGCGACGCAGCGCGGACTCGACGAACTGGCGACGCTGGACAAGGTGAAGCTCGACAAGGAGCAGGCAGCCCGCGTGGCGCTGCTGCGCGCGAGGGCCTGGTTCGCGCTGGGGCGGACGGAGGATGCGGAGAAGGCGCTCGCGCTGGCGCGCAAGGGCCCCGCCGCCGTCGCCGCTCAGGCGGACCTGCTGGTGGCTCGGCGCGCGCTCAAGTCCGACGACAACGCCAAGGCCCGAACGCTGATGGCGGCCCTGGACAAGAAGTACCCCTCGCAGCCCGCGGGTGATGAAGGCGCCTTCTTCGCGGGCTGGTTGGATTTGCAGGCCGGGCGCTTCGCGGACGCGGTGCAGGCCTTCACGGCTTTCGAAACGCGTTATCCGCGCTCACGCCGGCGCGACGAGGGCATGTGGTTCCGCGCGCTGGCCCACCTGCGTCAGGAGGAGTACGCGAAGGCCCGCGCCGCACTGGACGCGTTCCTGACCGCCTACCCCAAGAGCAACATGGGACCGCAGGCGCGCTACTGGATGGCGCGCAGCCGCGAGCTGGACGGCGCGAAGGCAGACACGTTGGGCCCCGCGTACGAGGCCGTCATCACCTCGGCGCCCGCGTCCTTCTACGCGCTGATGGCCAACGAGCGGCTCAAGGCGCTGAGCCTGAAGACGCCCGCACACTTCCCACAGCCGCCGCAGGTGCTGCAGCTTCCCCGCCCTCCCGAGCTGGAGCTGGCGGTGGAGCTGACGCGCGCGGGCTTGTTCCGTGACGCGACGGAGGAGGTGGAAGCCCACGCGGCGCGGCTGCGCTCGGCGGACCAGGCCCTGCCCTTCGCGCACGCGCTGCTGGGACTGGGTGAGTACGGCCACGCCCACGCGGTGGCGGCGCGCCACCTGTGGGGACGGGCCTTCGGCGCGCGCGCTCCGGAGGCCCTGGCGCCCTTCTATCCTCGCGCCTTCGCCACCGCGGTGGAGGGAGCGGCGACGCAGCACCAGGTGGACCCCTACCTGGTGTGGGCCATCATGCGGCGGGAGAGCGCCTTCCGGCCGGAGGTGATGAGCATCGCCGATGCACGAGGGCTGATGCAGATCATCCCCAAGACGGCGAACGCCATCGCGGAGAAGCTGAAGGAGCCCGTCCCCGCGCCCGCGGACCTCTTCTCCCCCGAGCGGAACATCCGCTATGGCGCCTGGTATCTGTCCCGGCTGATGGAGCGCTTTGGACACCCGGTGCTCGCGGCGGCCGCGTACAACGCGGGCCCAGGCTCGGCGGCGAAGTGGGTCCAGGAGCGGAGCTCGCTGCCACTGGACCTCTTCGTGGAGACCATCCCCTTCAAGGAAACGCGCGGCTACGTGAAGCAGGTGGTGGCGGACCTGTTCCTCTACCACTCCTTCTACGGCGACGGCACGGGGGCGCTGAAGCTGCCACTACAGGTGCCCGCGCCGTCGAAGGAAGGTGTCAGCTTCTAG
- a CDS encoding glutathione S-transferase family protein: MSLVLYGHPFSSYTQKVLIALYENGTPFEFRCIGPETPQHSAEWSRRWPLRKFPLLVDGERDIAETSIIIEYLQLAHPGPVRLLPADPMAALDVRFLDRFFDLHVMNAAQHAVDGALTGDSVKRQEGLALAVKKLEVAYAWLEGQLAGRTWAAPGEDFTLADCAAAPSLFYADWTHRISDAFPVLRAYRSRLLARPSFARAVNEARRFRPLFPLGAPDRD, translated from the coding sequence ATGTCACTCGTGCTCTACGGTCATCCCTTTTCTTCGTACACGCAGAAGGTCCTCATCGCGTTGTACGAGAATGGCACGCCCTTCGAGTTCCGCTGTATCGGGCCGGAAACACCTCAGCACTCGGCCGAGTGGTCGCGGCGCTGGCCGCTGCGCAAGTTCCCGCTGCTGGTGGATGGCGAGCGCGACATCGCCGAGACCAGCATCATCATCGAGTACCTGCAGCTCGCGCATCCCGGGCCCGTACGTCTGTTGCCCGCGGACCCGATGGCCGCGCTCGACGTGCGCTTTCTCGATCGCTTCTTCGACCTGCACGTCATGAACGCGGCGCAGCACGCGGTCGATGGCGCGCTGACGGGGGATTCGGTGAAGCGCCAGGAAGGACTGGCCCTGGCCGTGAAGAAGCTGGAGGTCGCCTACGCCTGGCTCGAAGGGCAGCTCGCCGGCAGGACCTGGGCCGCCCCTGGCGAGGACTTCACGCTGGCGGACTGCGCGGCCGCGCCCTCGCTGTTCTACGCGGACTGGACGCACCGGATCTCCGATGCGTTTCCCGTGCTCCGCGCCTACCGCTCGCGGTTGCTTGCGCGCCCGTCCTTCGCCCGAGCAGTGAATGAGGCGCGGCGTTTCCGGCCGCTCTTTCCCCTGGGCGCGCCAGACCGGGATTGA
- a CDS encoding winged helix-turn-helix transcriptional regulator: MAMAQTGRSGCPINLTLEQLGDRWSLVVIRDVMFGNRRSYGELLAQSEERIASNILADRLKRLTASGLLTRRPDPTHRQKVIYSLTEAAIQLVPLLAHMGAWGRRHTRPSKELSVRAELLEQGGAPLWNAFMEELHHLHLGSPRPARSVFGELQAAYEKALVKRSR; encoded by the coding sequence ATGGCCATGGCGCAGACAGGGCGATCCGGCTGCCCGATCAACCTGACGCTCGAACAGCTCGGCGACCGTTGGAGCCTGGTCGTCATCCGCGACGTCATGTTCGGCAACAGGCGCAGCTACGGCGAGTTGCTCGCGCAGAGCGAGGAACGCATCGCCTCGAACATCCTCGCGGACCGGCTGAAGCGCCTGACGGCGTCCGGCCTGCTGACGCGACGCCCGGATCCCACCCACCGCCAGAAGGTCATCTACAGCCTGACGGAAGCGGCCATCCAGCTCGTGCCACTCCTCGCGCACATGGGCGCCTGGGGCCGCCGGCACACGCGCCCGAGCAAGGAGCTGTCCGTACGCGCGGAGCTGCTGGAACAGGGCGGCGCACCGCTCTGGAACGCCTTCATGGAGGAGCTGCACCACCTGCATCTCGGCTCGCCGCGGCCGGCGCGCTCGGTATTCGGCGAGCTGCAGGCCGCCTACGAGAAGGCGCTGGTGAAGCGCTCCCGCTGA
- the cmk gene encoding (d)CMP kinase — MSARPFIVAIDGPAGAGKSSVSKLLARRLGFSLVDTGAIYRCVALMAQREGIAFDDDAGLGELLGRVHIHFQVVGEENHVFLGGQDVSGEIRTPDISMAASQVSGRPVVRAGLLQLQRRLALESEKGAILEGRDIGTVVFPDADAKFFLAASPEVRARRRYEELFQKGVESSLDAVLADQTKRDRDDSARAVAPLKAAEDAVHVDSSTIPLSDVVHGMESEILRRMAQRA, encoded by the coding sequence ATGAGCGCCCGGCCCTTCATCGTCGCCATCGACGGCCCCGCGGGCGCCGGCAAGTCCTCGGTGTCCAAGCTTCTGGCGCGCCGGCTGGGCTTCTCGCTGGTGGACACGGGCGCCATCTACCGCTGCGTGGCCTTGATGGCTCAGCGTGAGGGCATCGCCTTCGACGACGACGCGGGCCTGGGCGAACTGCTGGGCCGCGTGCACATCCACTTCCAGGTGGTGGGGGAGGAGAACCACGTCTTCCTGGGTGGCCAGGACGTGTCCGGGGAGATTCGCACCCCAGACATCTCCATGGCGGCGTCCCAGGTGTCCGGACGGCCGGTCGTGCGCGCGGGCCTGCTGCAACTCCAGCGACGGCTGGCGCTGGAGTCGGAGAAGGGCGCCATCCTGGAGGGCCGTGACATCGGCACGGTGGTGTTCCCGGACGCGGACGCGAAGTTCTTCCTGGCGGCCAGCCCCGAGGTGCGCGCCCGGCGCCGCTACGAGGAGCTGTTCCAGAAGGGCGTGGAGAGCAGCCTGGATGCCGTGCTCGCGGACCAGACGAAGCGGGACCGCGACGACTCCGCCCGCGCCGTGGCGCCGCTGAAGGCCGCCGAGGACGCGGTGCACGTGGATTCCAGCACCATCCCCCTGTCGGATGTGGTGCACGGGATGGAGTCTGAAATCCTGCGCCGGATGGCCCAGCGCGCCTAG
- the hisC gene encoding histidinol-phosphate transaminase produces the protein MRPLVPTHVETLKPYVPGKPIEETEREFGLKGVIKLASNENPLGPSPRAVEAMRNVSGATHLYPDATSFHLVRKLAAHVDVKPEQVVLGSGSNELIELLIRTFTTPEDEILLCQGSFSAYRISAQAHGRPFVEMPMREGFLYDLEAMAKAITPRTRMVFLANPDNPTGTAFSRDALTRFLAAVPPEVLVVHDEAYCEFVEWPEYTSAVPLVGQHPNLVALRTFSKIHGLAGVRLGYGIMDARLAAYLHRTRMPFNLTVLAQAAGLAALEDTEHVRRTREVNRAGLDYFAAELPMLGGTLTHSHANFVFVDFGRPAVALYEQLLRKGIIVRPFAGQGFPNHVRISVGTPAENARCVQVLKEILT, from the coding sequence ATGCGACCGCTCGTCCCCACCCACGTTGAGACGCTCAAGCCGTACGTGCCCGGCAAGCCCATTGAAGAGACCGAGCGTGAGTTCGGCCTCAAGGGCGTCATCAAGCTGGCCTCGAACGAAAACCCACTGGGGCCCTCCCCGCGCGCCGTGGAGGCCATGCGGAACGTCTCTGGCGCGACGCACCTGTACCCCGACGCCACGTCCTTCCACCTGGTGCGCAAGCTGGCCGCGCACGTGGACGTGAAGCCGGAGCAGGTGGTGCTGGGCAGCGGCTCCAACGAACTCATCGAGCTGCTCATCCGCACCTTCACCACGCCGGAGGATGAAATCCTCCTGTGCCAGGGCTCCTTCTCCGCGTACCGCATCTCCGCGCAGGCCCATGGGCGGCCCTTCGTGGAGATGCCCATGCGCGAGGGCTTCCTGTACGACCTGGAGGCCATGGCGAAGGCCATCACCCCGCGCACGCGGATGGTGTTCCTGGCCAACCCGGACAACCCCACGGGCACCGCGTTCAGCCGCGACGCCCTGACGCGCTTCCTGGCCGCGGTGCCGCCGGAGGTGCTGGTGGTGCACGACGAGGCCTACTGCGAGTTCGTCGAGTGGCCCGAGTACACCAGCGCCGTGCCGCTGGTCGGCCAGCACCCGAACCTGGTGGCGCTGCGCACCTTCAGCAAGATTCACGGGCTGGCGGGCGTGCGCCTGGGCTATGGCATCATGGATGCCCGGCTGGCGGCGTACCTGCACCGCACGCGCATGCCCTTCAACCTGACGGTGCTGGCCCAGGCCGCGGGTCTGGCGGCCCTGGAGGACACCGAGCACGTGCGCCGCACGCGTGAGGTGAACCGCGCGGGTCTGGACTACTTCGCCGCGGAGTTGCCGATGCTGGGCGGCACGCTCACGCACAGCCACGCCAACTTCGTGTTCGTGGACTTCGGCCGTCCCGCAGTGGCGCTGTACGAGCAGCTGCTGCGCAAGGGCATCATCGTCCGGCCCTTCGCGGGGCAGGGGTTCCCGAACCACGTGCGCATCTCCGTGGGCACGCCCGCGGAGAACGCGCGCTGCGTCCAGGTGCTGAAAGAGATCCTGACATGA
- a CDS encoding acetyl-CoA carboxylase carboxyltransferase subunit alpha, producing the protein MATGTSYVLEFERPLIELEKKIDELKVLSTSGTVDFSSEISKLEKKAKKLQTEIFSDLTRWQVVQMSRHPNRPYFLDYVHYLFTDFVELCGDRAFGEDPSIVGGFARFDGKPVMVMGHQKGRNTKENMARNFGMPRPEGYRKARRLMELAERFEKPILTFVDTPGAYPGIGAEERGQAEAIAVNLEVMSRLRVPIISTVVGEGGSGGALAIGVGNRVLMLQNSVYSVISPEGCASILFRDAAKADKAADAMRLTAKDLLEMKIIDEAIAEPAGGAHRDPAKMAEALGKTLRKHLGQLAELSPDELVQDRYAKFRALGVFSGR; encoded by the coding sequence ATGGCAACCGGTACCAGCTATGTGCTCGAGTTCGAGCGCCCCCTGATTGAGCTGGAAAAGAAGATCGACGAGCTCAAGGTCCTCTCCACCAGCGGCACGGTGGACTTCTCCTCGGAGATCTCCAAGCTCGAGAAGAAGGCGAAGAAGCTCCAGACGGAGATCTTCAGCGACCTGACTCGGTGGCAGGTGGTGCAGATGTCCCGGCACCCGAACCGCCCCTACTTCCTCGACTACGTCCATTACCTCTTCACCGACTTCGTCGAGCTGTGCGGTGACCGGGCCTTTGGTGAGGACCCGTCCATCGTCGGAGGCTTCGCGCGCTTCGACGGCAAGCCGGTGATGGTGATGGGCCACCAGAAGGGCCGCAACACCAAGGAGAACATGGCGCGCAACTTCGGCATGCCGCGCCCGGAGGGCTACCGCAAGGCCCGCCGCCTCATGGAGCTGGCCGAGCGCTTCGAGAAGCCCATCCTCACCTTCGTCGACACGCCGGGCGCGTACCCGGGCATCGGCGCCGAGGAGCGAGGGCAGGCCGAGGCCATCGCCGTCAACCTGGAGGTCATGAGCCGGCTGCGCGTCCCCATCATCTCCACGGTGGTGGGTGAGGGCGGCTCCGGTGGCGCGCTGGCCATTGGCGTGGGCAACCGCGTGCTGATGCTCCAGAACAGCGTCTACTCCGTCATCTCCCCGGAGGGCTGCGCCTCCATCCTGTTCCGCGACGCCGCCAAGGCGGACAAGGCCGCGGACGCGATGCGGCTCACCGCGAAGGACCTGCTGGAGATGAAGATCATCGACGAGGCCATCGCCGAGCCCGCTGGTGGCGCCCACCGCGACCCCGCGAAGATGGCGGAGGCGCTGGGCAAGACGCTGCGCAAGCACCTGGGCCAGCTCGCCGAGCTGTCGCCCGATGAACTGGTCCAGGACCGGTACGCGAAGTTTCGCGCGCTCGGTGTGTTCTCCGGACGCTGA